One genomic segment of bacterium includes these proteins:
- a CDS encoding four helix bundle protein, with product MDEGLGERLFRFTIDVLTFLGSLPKNPESQVIRYQLAKASSSSGANYEEAQAASSKADFANKMKIVLREMRESNYWIRVCIALKFGDQNKAGKLKTESGELKNILGSICSKL from the coding sequence ATGGATGAAGGGCTTGGTGAGAGATTATTTAGATTTACTATTGATGTGTTAACTTTCCTCGGTTCATTACCGAAGAATCCGGAATCTCAAGTAATAAGATATCAATTGGCTAAAGCTTCAAGCTCATCAGGAGCAAATTATGAAGAAGCTCAAGCAGCATCCTCAAAAGCAGATTTTGCTAATAAAATGAAAATAGTTTTAAGAGAAATGAGAGAGTCAAATTATTGGATAAGAGTTTGTATTGCTTTGAAATTTGGCGATCAGAATAAAGCTGGCAAATTAAAAACCGAATCTGGTGAACTTAAAAATATTCTTGGTTCAATTTGCAGTAAACTATAG
- the gmd gene encoding GDP-mannose 4,6-dehydratase, producing the protein MKRALITGITGQDGSYLTEILLEKGYEVHGIIRRSSSFNTGRIDHLYNDPKILNKRMFLHYGDLVDTSNLNRLLEKIEPDEIYNLAAQSHVKVSFQIPDYTAQVDALGTLRFLDAIREVGLKKVKFYQASTSELYGKVQEVPQSEKTPFYPRSPYGVAKLYGYWIIVNYREAYNIFASNGILFNHESPRRGETFVSRKITRAASRIVAGLQKELTLGNLNAKRDWGFAPEYCEGMWRILQHKEADDFVLATGETKTVREFAVLTFKNLGIELEWKGKGEDEKGFIKSINLEKAKRLINYSSNKKSYLKDFTTKLKKGDTLVAIDPVYYRPTEVDLLIGDPSKAKKVLGWKAKTKFEDLVKLMIKSDMEKVFRRGF; encoded by the coding sequence ATGAAACGCGCATTAATCACTGGAATAACTGGCCAAGACGGAAGTTATTTAACAGAAATACTTCTTGAAAAGGGTTATGAAGTCCACGGAATAATTCGTCGAAGCAGTTCCTTCAATACTGGAAGGATCGATCATCTTTATAACGATCCGAAAATCCTGAACAAAAGAATGTTCCTGCATTACGGCGATCTTGTTGATACAAGTAACTTGAATCGGCTACTCGAAAAAATTGAACCGGATGAAATTTATAATCTTGCAGCACAAAGTCACGTAAAAGTTTCGTTTCAGATTCCGGACTACACGGCACAGGTTGATGCACTTGGTACACTAAGATTTTTAGATGCAATCCGTGAAGTCGGATTAAAGAAAGTTAAGTTCTATCAGGCATCGACGAGTGAACTTTACGGAAAGGTACAGGAAGTCCCGCAGAGTGAAAAAACTCCTTTCTATCCTCGCTCTCCTTATGGAGTTGCTAAGCTTTACGGCTACTGGATAATTGTAAACTACCGTGAGGCTTACAACATCTTTGCTTCAAACGGAATTCTGTTTAATCATGAATCACCGAGAAGAGGTGAAACCTTTGTTAGCAGAAAAATAACCCGCGCTGCTTCACGCATTGTTGCTGGGTTGCAGAAAGAATTAACTCTTGGAAATCTAAATGCAAAACGTGACTGGGGCTTTGCACCAGAATATTGCGAAGGAATGTGGAGAATTCTCCAGCACAAAGAAGCAGATGATTTTGTTCTTGCAACAGGTGAGACAAAAACCGTTCGTGAGTTTGCAGTGTTGACTTTTAAGAATCTTGGAATTGAGTTGGAATGGAAAGGAAAAGGTGAGGATGAAAAAGGCTTTATCAAATCCATCAATCTTGAAAAAGCCAAAAGGCTTATCAATTATTCTTCTAACAAAAAATCTTATTTAAAAGATTTTACAACGAAGCTGAAAAAGGGTGATACGCTGGTTGCTATTGATCCTGTTTATTACCGACCAACCGAAGTTGATCTTCTGATTGGCGATCCATCGAAGGCAAAAAAAGTTCTTGGCTGGAAAGCAAAAACAAAATTTGAAGATCTTGTTAAGCTGATGATTAAATCTGATATGGAAAAAGTTTTTAGAAGAGGTTTTTAA
- a CDS encoding PQQ-binding-like beta-propeller repeat protein — MKKIFTIISLIIGIINAQQQVNVPWPTLADSPWPMIKHDPQFTGRSLYKGPQSASVAWTVDMPYGIFSGPVIGADENLYFGSYYYLSDFFYSFNQSGQVNWVYETGGNRAPESGILIDSSNTIYFGSRDGYLYAINSDGSLKWIYNTSAFVTENSIPNIDLLGNIYITNFIFTPGEPDRGELISINPDGVLNWKVMYDNGFAFKSPVFSTDGSTIYIPGVDSNLYALNLDGSIKWKFGSGEIMKAPMVDSNGNIYFIPREIPQYFYSLSPDGNIRWRYFIQEIGSLDFYSIPTIDSAGNLYAIVLDTTCCEYNRMLLSLSHNGAFRWKYILDEYESDDFWQPLICDSEGTVYFGSTFGTSYYAISSEGSLKWKLPLIESIQQVDNTGAIASDGTLFLGVHCVSTQLENIKSLIAIRDTVTSINDMNMQLKTNQLYQNYPNPFNSTTNIRYSIPQSERVTLKVYDLMGSEIALILDRYQEAGSYDVIFQPRDLASGIYFYTLTSGNFKETKKLILLK; from the coding sequence ATGAAAAAGATTTTTACAATAATTTCATTGATAATAGGAATAATAAATGCACAACAACAAGTTAATGTCCCCTGGCCAACACTTGCAGACTCACCATGGCCGATGATAAAACACGATCCTCAGTTTACTGGACGTTCACTGTATAAAGGACCTCAATCGGCATCAGTTGCTTGGACTGTCGATATGCCTTATGGTATTTTTTCCGGACCAGTAATCGGTGCTGACGAAAATTTGTACTTTGGTTCATACTATTATCTTTCTGATTTTTTTTATTCATTTAATCAAAGTGGACAAGTAAATTGGGTTTATGAAACTGGTGGTAACCGTGCACCCGAATCAGGGATTTTAATTGATTCGAGTAATACAATTTATTTCGGTTCCCGTGATGGTTATCTATATGCCATAAATTCTGACGGTTCATTAAAATGGATTTATAATACATCTGCATTTGTGACTGAAAATTCCATCCCTAATATTGATTTATTGGGAAACATATATATAACAAATTTTATATTTACCCCAGGAGAACCGGATAGAGGTGAGTTAATTTCTATCAATCCAGATGGAGTGCTTAATTGGAAAGTTATGTATGATAATGGTTTTGCATTTAAATCACCTGTATTTTCAACGGATGGAAGTACAATATATATCCCCGGTGTTGATTCAAATTTATATGCATTGAACCTTGATGGTTCAATTAAGTGGAAATTCGGCTCAGGTGAAATAATGAAAGCACCAATGGTTGATTCAAACGGAAATATTTATTTTATTCCGAGAGAAATTCCTCAATATTTTTATTCGTTATCGCCAGATGGTAATATCAGATGGCGATACTTCATTCAGGAAATAGGTTCTCTGGACTTTTATTCAATACCAACCATTGACTCGGCGGGGAATTTATATGCTATAGTACTTGATACAACGTGCTGCGAATACAATCGTATGCTACTCTCTTTAAGTCATAATGGGGCATTCAGATGGAAATATATACTCGACGAATATGAAAGCGATGATTTCTGGCAACCATTAATTTGTGATTCAGAAGGTACGGTTTATTTTGGTTCAACATTTGGTACCAGTTATTATGCTATTTCAAGTGAAGGATCATTAAAATGGAAATTACCACTTATTGAGTCTATTCAACAAGTAGATAACACAGGTGCAATTGCTTCGGATGGCACATTATTTCTAGGAGTACATTGTGTTTCAACGCAACTAGAAAATATTAAATCATTGATAGCAATACGAGACACCGTAACTTCTATTAATGATATGAATATGCAACTCAAAACCAATCAACTTTACCAAAACTACCCTAATCCATTTAATTCAACGACAAACATTAGGTATTCAATTCCACAATCAGAAAGGGTAACACTAAAAGTTTATGATTTAATGGGCAGTGAAATTGCATTAATTCTTGACAGATACCAAGAAGCTGGAAGTTACGATGTGATTTTTCAACCCAGAGATCTTGCAAGCGGTATATATTTCTACACTCTTACTTCAGGTAACTTTAAGGAAACGAAGAAATTAATTCTTCTAAAGTAA
- a CDS encoding OmpA family protein: protein MTKFTFIILLIAILSSEFNYSQTAKTQRYNPFSGTVVFSVEGGTTLASTDYSGLGVDYLGRLSIEYFFPAWTKSGFGIRAFYNAGFLKGGDPNLDPQEFRTNISTIGAGVIIDFSLNDIAFPYFFAGIASLSFNPKGEGGVKLPNNEAGLYKTSEVNYLGELGIRFPVTENLSLNLNGGVQISPNDWLDDKAVGVGNDMFFTAMGGISYSFLTEFDTDGDGVVDSKDMCANTPAGVKVDEFGCPFDSDKDGIPDYLDECPGTPQGAPVDKKGCPLDSDKDGVPDYTDLCPDTTPGVKVDEYGCPFDSDGDGVPDHLDRCTDTPYEIQVDKNGCPVDEDLDGVPDHLDQCPGTLPGVQVDENGCELVIAPPPPPVDLNQLVLSSETSFEFNSAQLKPAAYPELDKMLEQMKKYPLSRWRIEGHTDNVGSEEGNIKMSKMRAESVLNYFVSRGVPQVRFEVVGVGSKQPVADNATPEGRAKNRRVEIKRVDK, encoded by the coding sequence TTGACTAAATTTACCTTCATTATTTTACTTATTGCTATACTTTCATCCGAATTCAATTACTCACAGACTGCAAAGACACAAAGATATAATCCATTCTCAGGCACAGTCGTTTTTTCAGTTGAAGGAGGAACAACTCTCGCCAGCACAGATTACAGTGGGCTCGGTGTTGATTACCTTGGCAGACTTTCAATTGAATATTTTTTCCCTGCCTGGACAAAGAGTGGATTCGGCATTAGAGCATTTTATAACGCAGGTTTTCTTAAAGGAGGCGATCCGAATCTCGATCCGCAGGAATTCAGAACTAACATTTCAACAATCGGTGCAGGTGTAATTATTGACTTCAGCCTAAACGATATAGCTTTCCCATATTTCTTTGCAGGAATAGCGAGCTTATCATTCAATCCTAAAGGTGAAGGCGGTGTCAAACTTCCCAACAACGAAGCAGGATTATACAAAACATCCGAAGTAAATTATCTTGGAGAACTTGGTATTCGTTTTCCTGTGACAGAAAATCTTTCACTCAACTTAAACGGAGGTGTGCAGATTTCCCCGAACGATTGGCTTGATGATAAAGCAGTTGGTGTTGGTAACGATATGTTCTTCACTGCAATGGGAGGAATTTCATATTCTTTCTTGACGGAGTTTGATACTGATGGCGATGGTGTTGTTGATTCAAAAGATATGTGCGCAAACACTCCGGCGGGAGTCAAGGTAGATGAGTTTGGCTGTCCGTTTGATTCAGATAAAGATGGAATTCCCGATTATCTTGATGAATGTCCCGGCACACCGCAAGGCGCACCTGTTGATAAAAAAGGTTGTCCGCTGGATTCTGATAAAGACGGAGTTCCTGATTACACTGATCTCTGTCCCGACACAACTCCCGGAGTAAAAGTTGATGAGTACGGCTGTCCGTTTGATTCTGATGGTGATGGCGTTCCTGATCATCTTGACAGATGTACCGACACTCCTTATGAAATTCAGGTTGATAAAAACGGCTGTCCTGTTGATGAAGATCTTGATGGCGTTCCTGATCATCTGGATCAATGTCCCGGAACTTTACCCGGAGTTCAGGTTGATGAAAACGGATGCGAGCTGGTAATAGCACCACCTCCGCCTCCGGTTGATCTCAACCAGCTTGTTCTGAGTTCGGAGACGAGCTTTGAATTTAATAGTGCTCAATTAAAACCGGCAGCATATCCTGAGCTTGATAAAATGCTTGAGCAGATGAAAAAATATCCATTGTCCCGATGGAGAATTGAAGGACACACGGATAATGTTGGTTCGGAAGAAGGAAACATTAAAATGTCGAAGATGCGTGCGGAGTCAGTTCTGAATTATTTTGTTTCAAGAGGAGTACCGCAGGTGAGATTTGAAGTTGTCGGTGTTGGAAGCAAACAGCCAGTTGCTGATAATGCTACTCCTGAAGGCAGAGCAAAAAACAGAAGAGTAGAAATTAAAAGAGTAGATAAATAA
- the pepT gene encoding peptidase T produces MFDPKYKFICVDRFLNYVKYDTQSDEESTSFPSTEKQKKLSADLAKELKKMGLKDAAMDKWGYVMATLPANTTKKVPPIAFIAHVDTSPAVTGKNVKPIIHKKYKGGDIKLPKEGRVIKVSENPDLKNMKGFDIITTDGSTLLGADNKAGVAEIMDAVNYLLAHPEVKHGPIKICFTPDEEVGRGTEKIDLKKLGAKYAYTVDGSSRGEVESETFSADMVVLKFIGKNIHPGYAKNQMINSIKIAAAFMESLPKKFLSPETTEKRQGYVHCTTINGMEEATTLKIIIRDFETPKLKQYEAHLEKLAKKAVAKFPGSKYEFKVVNQYRNMKEVLVKHPQVAKYAVQAMKNLGIKPIMHPIRGGTDGSRLSFMGLPCPNIFAGEHSFHSQLEWVAVQDMEMAVKVIVEIAKIWEKRVVGCGLGGGGGGG; encoded by the coding sequence ATGTTCGATCCAAAATATAAATTTATTTGTGTTGATCGTTTTTTAAATTATGTAAAATACGATACTCAATCAGATGAAGAATCAACTTCATTTCCAAGTACGGAAAAACAGAAAAAACTTTCTGCCGATCTTGCAAAAGAATTAAAAAAGATGGGCTTGAAAGATGCAGCAATGGATAAGTGGGGCTACGTGATGGCAACACTGCCAGCAAATACAACTAAAAAAGTACCACCAATTGCTTTCATTGCTCACGTTGATACTTCACCTGCAGTTACCGGAAAAAATGTAAAACCAATCATTCATAAAAAGTATAAAGGCGGAGATATAAAGCTGCCTAAAGAAGGAAGAGTAATTAAAGTAAGTGAAAATCCAGATTTGAAGAATATGAAAGGCTTCGATATCATCACAACAGATGGCTCAACACTTCTCGGTGCAGATAACAAAGCAGGTGTCGCAGAAATTATGGATGCAGTAAATTATTTGTTGGCTCATCCTGAGGTAAAGCATGGTCCGATAAAAATTTGTTTCACACCCGATGAAGAAGTCGGAAGAGGAACAGAAAAAATTGATTTGAAAAAGCTTGGTGCAAAATACGCATACACAGTTGACGGCTCAAGCAGAGGAGAAGTTGAATCTGAAACATTCAGTGCTGATATGGTTGTGCTCAAGTTTATCGGGAAGAATATTCATCCCGGTTATGCAAAAAATCAAATGATCAACTCAATTAAGATTGCTGCCGCATTTATGGAAAGCCTGCCAAAGAAATTTCTTTCACCGGAGACGACAGAAAAGAGACAGGGTTACGTTCACTGCACAACTATAAACGGTATGGAAGAAGCAACAACGCTAAAAATTATTATTCGTGATTTCGAAACTCCAAAGCTGAAACAGTACGAAGCTCATCTCGAAAAACTTGCAAAGAAAGCTGTTGCAAAGTTTCCTGGTTCGAAGTATGAGTTTAAAGTTGTCAACCAGTACAGAAATATGAAGGAAGTACTAGTTAAGCATCCACAGGTTGCGAAGTATGCAGTTCAGGCGATGAAGAATCTCGGAATAAAGCCAATTATGCATCCAATCCGTGGCGGAACAGATGGTTCAAGATTATCGTTTATGGGTCTGCCTTGTCCAAACATCTTTGCAGGCGAGCACAGTTTCCATTCACAGCTTGAATGGGTTGCTGTTCAGGATATGGAAATGGCGGTGAAGGTTATTGTTGAGATTGCGAAGATTTGGGAGAAACGAGTAGTTGGTTGTGGGTTGGGGGGGGGGGGGGGGGGGGGGTGA
- a CDS encoding four helix bundle protein encodes MGGQLLRAIDSVGANISEGYGRGSKVDNARFVKIARGSLFESKHWLNISHRRKLLSDNEFKETLDEIESLLPRLSAYINYLTKPSTSK; translated from the coding sequence ATGGGTGGTCAACTTTTAAGAGCAATTGATAGCGTTGGTGCAAATATTTCTGAAGGATATGGAAGAGGAAGCAAAGTTGATAATGCTCGATTTGTAAAAATAGCCAGAGGATCTTTGTTCGAGTCGAAGCATTGGCTTAATATTTCGCATAGAAGAAAACTTCTGTCTGATAATGAGTTTAAAGAAACTCTTGATGAAATTGAAAGTCTTCTTCCTCGATTGAGTGCTTACATAAATTATCTTACTAAGCCTTCAACTTCAAAATGA
- a CDS encoding U32 family peptidase has product MTKNHQLPTTHQPPELMAPAGDWTMLRTAVKSGADAVYFGVDKLNMRAKAKNFSVEELPEIAKFCRSKKVKSYLTLNTIVFEDELTEAEQIIKGAKKAKIDRIICSDLAIAELCKKNKMPFCISTQSSISNSLSASVYKKLGAVRIVLARECSLEEIKKIRKNTKLEIEAFIHGAMCIAVSGRCFMSHHLFGQSANRGECIQPCRREYEVYDTATNKSILVGDDYVLSPKDLCTIEFIDRLIEAKVDSFKIEGRKRAPEYVATTISVYRKAIDLYFKKKLTSEKKKEFLKELETVYNRGFSSGFYFGKPSSDDYAGVEGSKATTRKVYVGKVLNYFKKPKAAHILLESGKIRLKDKILIIGETTGLLEITLDKIFVKEKSSKTAQKGDEVTFVTSELVRRNDKVYLVENIIQSA; this is encoded by the coding sequence ATGACCAAGAACCACCAACTACCAACTACTCACCAACCACCAGAACTAATGGCTCCCGCCGGAGATTGGACAATGTTGCGAACTGCTGTTAAATCTGGCGCAGATGCAGTTTACTTCGGTGTGGATAAGCTGAATATGCGTGCCAAAGCAAAAAACTTTTCTGTTGAAGAGCTTCCTGAAATAGCAAAGTTTTGCAGATCAAAGAAAGTAAAAAGCTATCTCACTCTAAATACAATTGTTTTTGAAGATGAGCTTACTGAAGCTGAACAAATAATCAAAGGGGCAAAGAAAGCGAAGATAGATAGAATAATCTGTTCAGATTTAGCCATTGCTGAGCTGTGCAAAAAAAATAAAATGCCTTTCTGTATTTCCACTCAAAGTTCAATTTCAAATTCACTTTCAGCATCAGTTTATAAAAAACTTGGTGCGGTTAGAATTGTGCTAGCACGTGAATGTTCACTTGAAGAAATAAAAAAGATAAGAAAGAACACTAAGCTTGAAATCGAAGCGTTCATTCACGGTGCTATGTGCATTGCTGTCAGCGGAAGATGTTTTATGAGTCATCATCTGTTTGGACAAAGTGCAAACAGGGGCGAGTGCATTCAGCCTTGCAGAAGAGAGTACGAGGTTTATGACACTGCAACAAACAAATCAATTTTAGTTGGAGATGATTATGTTCTCTCTCCAAAAGATCTTTGCACAATTGAGTTCATCGATCGACTGATTGAAGCTAAAGTTGATTCATTCAAAATTGAAGGAAGAAAAAGAGCTCCCGAATATGTTGCTACGACTATTTCAGTTTATAGAAAAGCAATTGATCTTTATTTCAAAAAGAAACTTACATCTGAAAAGAAAAAAGAATTTCTGAAAGAACTTGAAACAGTTTATAACCGGGGTTTCTCAAGTGGATTTTATTTTGGCAAGCCATCTTCTGACGATTATGCAGGAGTTGAAGGAAGCAAAGCAACAACGAGAAAAGTGTATGTTGGTAAAGTTCTAAACTATTTCAAGAAGCCGAAAGCTGCACACATTCTTCTTGAATCCGGAAAGATCAGATTGAAAGACAAAATATTAATCATTGGAGAAACTACGGGTCTGCTCGAAATAACTTTGGATAAAATTTTTGTAAAAGAAAAATCTTCAAAGACTGCTCAAAAGGGAGATGAAGTGACTTTCGTTACTTCAGAGCTTGTCCGCAGAAATGATAAAGTTTATCTGGTTGAAAACATCATCCAATCTGCTTAA
- a CDS encoding zf-TFIIB domain-containing protein yields MNCPVCKESELVISERQGIEIDYCPKCRGVWLDRGELDKIIERSVKFDEPDQKFFDNDRKYDDRKKYSDDYYKRNKRKSFLGEIFDF; encoded by the coding sequence ATGAATTGTCCCGTTTGCAAAGAAAGTGAATTAGTAATTTCCGAAAGACAAGGAATTGAGATCGATTATTGTCCGAAATGCCGTGGTGTGTGGCTGGACAGAGGAGAGCTCGATAAAATAATTGAAAGATCTGTAAAGTTTGATGAACCCGATCAAAAGTTTTTTGATAATGATAGAAAATACGATGACCGTAAAAAATACTCGGATGATTATTATAAGAGGAATAAGCGAAAATCTTTCCTTGGTGAGATTTTCGATTTTTAA
- a CDS encoding calcium/sodium antiporter: protein METSLYLAGGLIFLFIGAEGLIRGSSALALRVGITPLVVGLTVVAFGTSTPELVVSLKAALIGNSSISLGNVVGSNIANIALILGIAALIRPLDVHANVIRREIPIMIGLSILLIVLLLDGELNLIDGIIFVAGIITYTIVNISMARKEKNAEVEEEFKEGLKTKLGVQVSIIFVIGGLGLMILGANLFVTSAISIAKAIGVSDAIIGLTIVAVGTSLPELITSIVAAFKNESDIAIGNVVGSNIFNILGILGITALVIPLSSEGISYIDFGVMLFTALILLPLSKTGFKISRLEGLFLLTGYIVYIYYLLP from the coding sequence ATAGAAACATCGCTTTATCTCGCTGGCGGATTAATCTTTCTTTTCATTGGTGCAGAAGGATTAATACGTGGCTCTTCAGCACTTGCACTTCGGGTTGGTATTACTCCGCTAGTTGTTGGATTAACTGTCGTTGCTTTTGGAACAAGTACACCTGAACTCGTGGTGAGTTTAAAAGCAGCGTTGATCGGCAACAGTTCAATCTCACTCGGAAATGTTGTCGGTTCAAACATAGCAAATATTGCATTGATACTTGGCATTGCTGCTCTGATCAGGCCGCTTGATGTTCACGCAAATGTAATCAGAAGAGAAATTCCAATTATGATAGGACTAAGTATTCTGCTGATTGTTCTTTTACTTGATGGAGAGTTGAATTTAATTGATGGAATAATTTTCGTTGCTGGAATAATTACTTATACGATTGTGAATATTTCGATGGCTCGAAAAGAAAAAAATGCCGAAGTAGAAGAAGAATTTAAAGAAGGATTGAAAACCAAACTTGGTGTTCAGGTTTCCATAATTTTCGTAATCGGCGGATTAGGATTAATGATATTAGGTGCGAACTTATTTGTGACAAGTGCAATATCGATTGCAAAAGCGATTGGAGTCAGTGATGCAATCATCGGATTAACCATTGTCGCTGTTGGAACAAGCTTGCCTGAACTAATAACATCAATAGTCGCAGCATTTAAAAATGAATCTGACATAGCAATCGGAAATGTTGTAGGTTCAAACATTTTTAATATTCTTGGAATACTTGGAATCACAGCGTTGGTGATACCGCTAAGTTCTGAAGGTATTAGTTACATTGATTTTGGAGTGATGCTTTTTACTGCTTTGATTCTTCTGCCACTCAGCAAAACAGGATTTAAGATTTCAAGATTGGAAGGACTCTTTCTTCTAACAGGATACATAGTTTACATTTATTATTTGCTTCCTTGA